The genomic segment CCGGTGGGCCATGCCGATCAGGATGTTGCAGGTGTTGTTCTCCGCGGCCTCGCCAATCACCCCGTCCAGGACGAGGATCATGGTGTCAAGGCCTTCGATGGAGAACCGGGTCTTGCCGGGGAAGGTCCGGTGCAGAAACTGCTCGAAGACCTCCACCTCGGTGAGACGGTCGAGGATGGCCAGTGCGCTCTCGTCATCTTCCGAGGGTCTGAACCGCCCCGTTTCCGCGGCCTCCTGCAGCCATTCCCGCTCTCCGGGCACCTCGATGTGCATGTAGTCGTAACCGGTGGTGGAGGAATAGACGCGCTTGAGTTTCTTGAGGGCCTCGGAGGCGTTGCCGCACTGCTGGCCCACCGGACCGCCGATAAGGGAGGAGGGCAGTTGTCGCATGGTCACTTCGGTCACGCCCTGCGCCTCCAGTTCCAGCTCGGTCAGGGGGTCGCCCAGTGCGGCGTCGTCCTCGGTCGCGAAGACGGAATAGGGAAAATACCTGGGATCGGCCAGGGGGTCCAGGTGGGCGCCGAGATGTCCATACTCGCGGACGTTCTGGGCGAGATTGGCGATGAAGACGATCTGGTCGATACCGGCCGGACTGGCGCTGCCGTCTGCGCTGGCGGCGCTGGTGACGCCGTCGGCTCTGGCGGGGCTGGCGGCGCTTGAAGTGCCGTCGGTGCCGGCAGTTGGATCTCCGTCGAGGTCGGCTGCATGGCGGGAGAACAGCGCGCGGGTTTCCGCGTCGACAGATTCGGGATCTTCGAGGTATTGCTCGTATAACGCGATCACGTAACCGGCGTTTGGGCCATGGAACTCGCGCAAGAGATCCAACTCGAATCCTCCCACGGGCGATTGATTTCGACGTGGCTGGCGGGCGGGGAATCAATGCCTGGCGAAGGCCTCTCAGACTCCGGTTCATCGCCGTTTCAACCCGCATACGAAGATAGAGGCGCCACCGGGGAAAGGCAAATGAATTGTAGGGGTTCCGGGTGAGTGCTGAAGCGCCGGATGCAGGTCCCTTTCCCCGATTAGTGCCTTGACTTTTGACTTGCGTATGCATTACTTCCAGATTTCGATCTTAATCCGTATCAACCGGTTGTTTCGAGGAGTTTCGACCTCATGGACCTGAGTGGGTTGAAAGGCAGGACCGTCGGCGCCGCGGTATCGGGCGGACTGGACAGTTGTACCGTCACCCGGTGGCTGGCGGATCACGACGTGGACGTGGTTTGCGTGACCGCCGACCTGGGCCAGCCGGATGAAGAACGCATCGACTACGTCGCCGAACGCATGATGCGGTGCGGCGCGAAGGACGCCGTAATCGTAGACGCGAAGGATGAACTGGCGCAGGCCGGCATCGAGGTCATCCAGTGCCAGGCCGCCTACGAGGGGAACTACTGGAACACGACCGGCATAGCCCGTCACATTACGGTGCGGACCCTGCTGCCCGAGCTCAAGAAGCGCGGCATCGATATCCTCTCCCACGGCGCGACAGGCCGCGGGAACGACCAGGTCAGGTTCCAGCTCGTGGCCAACATGATCGACCCTTCGGTAGAGGTCTACGCCCCCTGGAGGGACCAGGCCTTCCTGGATGATTTTCCCGGACGAAAAGAGATGATCGACTTCTGTGAAGACCGCGAGTTGCCGATACAGGCTTCCCACGAGAAACCCTATTCCACGGACGCGAACATCCTCGGACTGACTCATGAGGCCGGCCGCCTCGAGTCGCTCGAAACCCCGGCCGGTTTCATCACGCCCGGCATGGGCGTCCATCCCCGGGAAGCGCCCGATGCGCCCGAACGGTTTGCCGTCCGCTTCGAACAAGGCGTACCGGTCCGGATTAACGGAGACCCGGCGACGCCGCTGTCGGTCATCGAGACGGCCAATCGGATCGGCGGCAGAAACGGCATCGGGATCGGGATCCACACGGTGGAAAACCGCTTCGTGGGCATCAAAAGCCGGGGCGTCTACGAGTCGCCGGCCATGACGCTCCTCGGTCAATGCTACGAGTTCCTGCTGCAGCTCATTCTCGACCGCCGCGCCCGGCGTTCCTTCGACCAGGCCTCGGAAGTCATCGCGGAGCAGATCTACCAGGGCTACTGGTACGATCCCGCCACCCAGGCTTTGCGGGCATCCGTCGACGTGTTCAACCAGCTCGCCACGGGGACCATCCAGGTCGATCTGTACAAGGGCGGCGTGTCCTTCGTGTCGGCCGAGAACGTCCCTAACTCGCTCTATTCCGAGACAACGGCATCCATGGAGGGCGTGGGGGATTTCGACCACAAGGATTCCGAGGGATTCCTGGGCGTGCTGGGGGTCAGCGCACGGGCTCTCAAATCATCCGGTCAGACCACCCAGACGCGGTAGGCCGGATCGCGCACGTTGAAAACCGCACACGTTGAAAACCGCACACGTTGAAAACCTGGAGACTATATTTATGCCGGTCGGCAGCAAAAACCAGTTGGTTCCCGGATGCGGCACGCATCACGTCGCCGTTCAGACACGGGACTGGAACGCATCGCTGCGGCTGTACCAGGATGTCCTGGGCATGCAGCCCGTGGCGGAATTCGGCCCCGCCGAGCGGAGGATCATGCTCCTCGACGCCGGGGACGGCAGTCACATCGAACTGTTCCAGCCCACGAACGATACCCCTTTGCCGGGCGGTCCCTCGCCCAATGACCCGGTCACCCATATCGCGCTGGCCACGACGGATGCGCGGACTGCGATCGAACACGTCCGGTCCCACGGATACGAGGTGACGATCGAACCGAAAGAGGTCAATCTGGGAGGACTCGAAGTGACCGTCGCTTTCTTCAATGGCCCGTGCGGCGAGGTGATCGAGTTCTTCCAGGAGCATTGACCGAGCAACGCAGGGACCCGATGTACCGAATCTTCGCCACCCTCGCCCTGGTCATGGCGTCCGCTTGCCCCGCCATCGCCC from the Gemmatimonadota bacterium genome contains:
- a CDS encoding VOC family protein, translated to MPVGSKNQLVPGCGTHHVAVQTRDWNASLRLYQDVLGMQPVAEFGPAERRIMLLDAGDGSHIELFQPTNDTPLPGGPSPNDPVTHIALATTDARTAIEHVRSHGYEVTIEPKEVNLGGLEVTVAFFNGPCGEVIEFFQEH
- the argG gene encoding argininosuccinate synthase, which produces MDLSGLKGRTVGAAVSGGLDSCTVTRWLADHDVDVVCVTADLGQPDEERIDYVAERMMRCGAKDAVIVDAKDELAQAGIEVIQCQAAYEGNYWNTTGIARHITVRTLLPELKKRGIDILSHGATGRGNDQVRFQLVANMIDPSVEVYAPWRDQAFLDDFPGRKEMIDFCEDRELPIQASHEKPYSTDANILGLTHEAGRLESLETPAGFITPGMGVHPREAPDAPERFAVRFEQGVPVRINGDPATPLSVIETANRIGGRNGIGIGIHTVENRFVGIKSRGVYESPAMTLLGQCYEFLLQLILDRRARRSFDQASEVIAEQIYQGYWYDPATQALRASVDVFNQLATGTIQVDLYKGGVSFVSAENVPNSLYSETTASMEGVGDFDHKDSEGFLGVLGVSARALKSSGQTTQTR